The following is a genomic window from Rhodothermales bacterium.
GGCGTGGACCGGATCGCCGCGTCGTCCAGCCGCATCCAGCCCACTGCCGGATTTGTGCTCGAGCAACCGATCGGTAACCTGGATGTCTGGTTTGAGTACGCCGTCGCCCTCGAACCGTACAGCGTCGGGACGATGCATGTTCTGGCGCTGCGGTTGTTTTTGTAATTTATCACAGTTTATCCCGACCGGACCCCCGATTTGATCGGGGGAAGCGGAGAGCCTGTCCCTGCGAAAGCGGGGGGACCTCCTGCCGAAGGGCACAACCGGCGCTCAACTCATCCATCATGCCTGCACGCCTCGCCATCTTCGCCCTCCTCCTCGCCTTGCTCCCCCTCTCCGCCTCGGCGCAGGCGGGGCTGGCGTTTTTGCGGATCGGCTCGAACGCGTCGGCGGCGGCGATGGGCGATGCACAGACGGCCAGCACGCGGGATGCGTTTTCGACCTACTGGAACCCCGCCGGCCTGGGTGGTCGCGCAGGCAACTCGGCCGCGTTTTCACACCATATCTGGATCGGGAGCACGCGGACGTATTCGGCGGCCGGCCGGTTTCAAGCCGGCGCTCAGGGCGGTTTCGGAGCGTTCGTGACGGCGATGGATAGCGGCGACCTCGAAGCCCGCGAAGGTCCGGGAGATCCTGAAGGGTTGTTTAATGCCCAGTTCGTGAGCGTGGGCGGGTCGTACGGCCTGGCGCTGGGCCCCGTGCGGCTCGGAGCGACGGCCAAGTTTCTGTCCGAGCGCATCTTCGCCAGCTCTGCCGAGGGGTATGCGTTCGACTTTGGGGCGCAGGCGGATCTGTTCGACGGCGGCATCCGACTCGGCGCGGCGCTTATGCACATTGGCGAGATGAACACCCTCAGCGCCGAGGCTACCGAGCTGCCCGCAACGGTCCGCGCTGGCGTGGCCGTATACCCCTTCCGGGTGGTGACGATGACCGACAACGCCGTGCTGCTAAACGCGTACTTCACGGGCGAAGTGTCCCACGTCCTCCCGACGGAAACGACCCGGATCCACGTGGGCGCGGCGGTGCAGGTGGAGGACCTCGTGATCATCCGCGCCGGCTACATCACCAACGACGAACTCCGCGGCCCGACGGTTGGCGGGGGGCTGGGGACCAGCGGGTTGCTGTTCGATTATGCGTTTGTGCCCTTCGACGGCGGGTTCGGTGGGGCGGGGCATGTGCTGAGCTTGCTGTATGCGTGGTGATGCGCGCGAGACCCTTTGGGTCTTCGAGATCCGAAGGGTCTGTTTTACCGGCCGTGAAAATGAAATCTAACCAACCGGGGATCGGGCCGGCGATTCGGAGTGTATCTTTGGCATGTCGCTGTAACCGAATCGGGTAATCGCCATGACCGATCTGCTCAAAAAGGCTATCGAAGCCGTTTCATCCCTGCCTGAGAACGATCAGGACCGCATCGCGGAGATGATCCTGGTCGAATCGTATCCCCAAAACGCCGATGAAGATCGATGGGAATGGATTGGGGGAAGACGGCCTACACCGGAAGAGATCAGACATGCCGTCGAGGGTATCAAGGAACTCAGTAAAACCTTAACGCTGGGCGGGATCAGCATCCGTGAATTGATCGAGGAAGGTCGGGTATGAGCGACAGGTTTGTCCTCGACGCGTCTGTTGCGCTGGCATGGTGTTTCCAGGACGAGGCGACGCCATTCACCCGGGCCCTGCTTGATCAGGTGCTGGATGGGGCAGTTGTTACGACGCCGTCCATTTGGCCCCTGGAGGTATCGAATGGAGTTCGCATCGCAGAGCGGCGTGGCCGTATCGGGGTTGCGGAAGGGGACCGGCTGATGGACTTTGTGCGGCACCTTTCCATTCGGGTCAAAAGAACGCGTACAGTGGAGATATTCGGTGATGTCGCGGATCTTGCCCGGTATGAACGCCTCACGGTATACGATGCGTCCTATCTCTATCTGGCTCGTAGCGAGGGGCTTCCCCTGGCATCGCTGGATGGGCCGTTGTGCGCCGCGGCTCGCCGGCAGGGAGTAGATGTATTACACTAGGCGTGTCGCTCTACATACATCCGGCTTGTGGCTGTAGCGATCGATAATAACCCACCAAAACCGGGAGGACGAGGATGCGACGACTATTGCTGATGCTTCTGCTTTTAAGTGGATGCTCTTTTTTGTCGGATAAAGACGTGATGAGGTGCCCGGTGG
Proteins encoded in this region:
- a CDS encoding PorV/PorQ family protein, translating into MPARLAIFALLLALLPLSASAQAGLAFLRIGSNASAAAMGDAQTASTRDAFSTYWNPAGLGGRAGNSAAFSHHIWIGSTRTYSAAGRFQAGAQGGFGAFVTAMDSGDLEAREGPGDPEGLFNAQFVSVGGSYGLALGPVRLGATAKFLSERIFASSAEGYAFDFGAQADLFDGGIRLGAALMHIGEMNTLSAEATELPATVRAGVAVYPFRVVTMTDNAVLLNAYFTGEVSHVLPTETTRIHVGAAVQVEDLVIIRAGYITNDELRGPTVGGGLGTSGLLFDYAFVPFDGGFGGAGHVLSLLYAW
- a CDS encoding type II toxin-antitoxin system VapC family toxin yields the protein MSDRFVLDASVALAWCFQDEATPFTRALLDQVLDGAVVTTPSIWPLEVSNGVRIAERRGRIGVAEGDRLMDFVRHLSIRVKRTRTVEIFGDVADLARYERLTVYDASYLYLARSEGLPLASLDGPLCAAARRQGVDVLH